From a single Hymenobacter sp. YIM 151500-1 genomic region:
- a CDS encoding alkaline phosphatase D family protein codes for MKKLVVSVVLGLLPLVAPAQLPKVAAATVAPAGLLQAGPMVGYSEMREVMLWVQTTGPATAQIEYWEAGQPATKWRTAAVRTTPARAYTAHLLANQVQPGRRYTYALYLNGKPFPVAYPLAFQSQALWQWRTDPADFRLALGSCVYVNEPVYDRPGRAYGGEYSIFTAIGQQKPDFMLWLGDNTYLREADWNTRTGISHRYTHSRAVPELQPLLGSVHHYAIWDDHDYGPNDSDRSFAYKDLTLEAFRLFWANPNYGLGAADRRGGITGTFQWNDVQFFLLDDRWFRAPNKYKTAEADYLGQSQLQWLLDALTSSQATFKIVAVGGQVLNPARVFENYSNYEQERAQLLQALSDRNVPGVLFLSGDRHHTELTKLERPGRYPLYDFTASPLTSSAATGATTEANTGRVPGTLVLERNFSTIDVQGPLKERRLVLRTFSAAGKQLWERTITAAELRSE; via the coding sequence ATGAAAAAGCTGGTTGTTAGTGTGGTGCTGGGCCTGCTGCCGCTGGTAGCCCCGGCCCAGTTGCCCAAAGTGGCTGCGGCGACAGTAGCCCCGGCCGGACTGCTGCAAGCAGGGCCCATGGTGGGCTACTCCGAGATGCGCGAGGTGATGTTGTGGGTGCAAACCACCGGCCCGGCTACCGCACAAATAGAGTATTGGGAAGCCGGCCAGCCCGCCACAAAATGGCGCACCGCGGCAGTGCGCACCACGCCCGCGCGGGCGTATACGGCTCACCTGCTGGCCAACCAGGTGCAGCCCGGCCGCCGCTACACGTATGCCCTGTACCTGAACGGTAAGCCGTTTCCGGTGGCGTATCCGCTGGCCTTTCAGAGCCAGGCCCTGTGGCAGTGGCGCACCGACCCCGCCGATTTTCGGCTGGCCCTCGGCAGCTGCGTGTACGTGAACGAGCCCGTGTACGACCGGCCCGGCCGGGCTTACGGCGGCGAGTACAGCATTTTCACGGCTATTGGTCAGCAGAAGCCCGACTTTATGCTGTGGCTGGGCGACAACACCTACCTGCGCGAGGCTGACTGGAACACCCGCACCGGCATCAGCCACCGCTACACCCACTCGCGGGCCGTGCCCGAGCTACAGCCCCTGCTGGGCAGCGTGCACCATTACGCCATCTGGGACGACCACGACTACGGCCCCAACGACTCGGACCGCAGCTTCGCCTACAAGGACCTGACCCTGGAAGCCTTTCGGCTGTTTTGGGCGAACCCCAACTACGGCCTGGGCGCCGCCGACCGCCGGGGCGGCATTACGGGCACGTTTCAGTGGAATGACGTGCAGTTTTTCCTGCTCGACGACCGGTGGTTCCGGGCGCCCAACAAGTACAAAACGGCCGAAGCAGACTACCTCGGCCAATCGCAGCTGCAGTGGCTGCTCGACGCCCTCACTTCCAGCCAGGCCACATTCAAAATAGTGGCCGTGGGCGGGCAGGTGCTCAATCCGGCCAGAGTGTTTGAGAACTACAGCAACTACGAGCAGGAGCGCGCCCAGCTGCTGCAAGCTCTGTCGGACCGCAACGTTCCTGGGGTGCTGTTCCTGAGCGGCGACCGGCACCACACCGAGCTGACCAAGCTGGAACGCCCTGGCCGCTACCCACTCTACGACTTCACGGCCTCGCCCCTGACCAGCAGCGCAGCCACCGGCGCCACCACCGAAGCCAACACCGGCCGTGTACCCGGCACCCTGGTGCTGGAACGCAACTTCAGCACCATCGACGTGCAGGGGCCGCTAAAGGAGCGCCGCCTGGTGCTCCGCACGTTCAGCGCCGCCGGCAAGCAGCTCTGGGAACGGACCATTACGGCGGCAGAATTGCGAAGCGAGTAA